A single window of Granulicella mallensis MP5ACTX8 DNA harbors:
- a CDS encoding UDP-N-acetylmuramoyl-tripeptide--D-alanyl-D-alanine ligase, with product MKLTLGQIADWIHAEGDFDSTALAQGYSIDSRTIGAGELFFAVRGERVDGHDYVETALADGAVAAVVSMRWLKPATVEEGKLLRVPDEDEDCVLQSMQKLANRVRREWGKRIIGVTGSAGKTTTKECIAQVLSAKFHVLKSEGNLNNGFGMPLQLLKLEPEHEVAVIEMGMNHAGEIRALAKIAEPDWAVVSNVAPVHLEHFPDGIEGIARAKYELVEALPADGIAILNGDDERVAAFGKGMRGRTVLYGTLPGLTVRAVEIEEAGLDGTRFRVGIVGRVQKIHLRLMGRHNVLNALAAVAVGLQSGIDLKDCCLALEQMRPTEKRGEVIERHGAKIINDCYNSNPRALEAMVEALRKTKATRRIVMAGEMLELGPEGAALHRECGIAMAGMDVVVGVRGLAASLVEGAESEGVEANFVETPEAAGEWLRENLREGDVVLMKASRGVRLEKALAGLETTEKSV from the coding sequence GTGAAGCTGACATTAGGACAGATCGCCGACTGGATTCATGCCGAGGGCGACTTTGATTCGACTGCGCTGGCGCAGGGGTATTCGATTGACTCACGCACGATAGGTGCGGGGGAGTTGTTCTTCGCGGTGCGGGGGGAACGTGTCGATGGACATGACTACGTTGAGACCGCGCTAGCGGACGGCGCCGTGGCGGCGGTGGTCAGCATGCGTTGGCTGAAGCCGGCAACCGTCGAAGAGGGCAAGCTGCTGCGCGTGCCGGATGAAGACGAGGACTGCGTGCTGCAGTCGATGCAGAAGCTGGCGAATCGCGTGCGCCGGGAGTGGGGCAAGCGGATCATTGGCGTTACGGGGTCGGCGGGCAAGACGACGACGAAGGAGTGCATCGCGCAGGTGCTGAGCGCTAAGTTTCATGTGCTCAAGAGTGAGGGCAATCTGAATAACGGCTTCGGCATGCCGCTGCAACTGCTGAAGCTCGAGCCCGAGCACGAGGTTGCCGTCATCGAGATGGGCATGAACCATGCGGGCGAGATCCGTGCCCTGGCAAAGATCGCGGAGCCGGATTGGGCGGTGGTATCGAATGTTGCGCCGGTACACCTGGAGCACTTTCCGGATGGTATCGAAGGCATTGCACGCGCGAAGTATGAGCTGGTGGAGGCGCTGCCTGCCGATGGTATTGCGATCCTGAACGGAGACGATGAGCGCGTTGCCGCGTTTGGTAAAGGGATGCGTGGACGCACGGTGCTGTATGGAACGCTGCCGGGGTTGACGGTGCGCGCCGTGGAGATCGAAGAAGCCGGTCTGGACGGGACGAGGTTCCGCGTGGGGATCGTCGGACGTGTGCAGAAGATCCATCTGCGGTTGATGGGCCGGCACAATGTGCTGAATGCGCTGGCGGCGGTTGCCGTGGGCCTGCAGAGCGGGATTGATTTGAAGGATTGCTGCCTGGCGCTTGAGCAGATGCGCCCGACGGAGAAGCGCGGGGAGGTCATCGAGCGGCATGGCGCGAAGATCATCAATGATTGCTACAACTCCAACCCGCGAGCGCTGGAGGCGATGGTAGAGGCGTTGCGAAAGACGAAGGCCACGCGACGGATCGTGATGGCAGGCGAGATGCTGGAGCTGGGGCCGGAGGGTGCGGCGCTGCATCGGGAGTGCGGTATTGCGATGGCGGGCATGGATGTTGTGGTCGGCGTTCGCGGGCTGGCGGCTTCGTTGGTCGAAGGCGCAGAGTCTGAAGGGGTTGAGGCGAACTTTGTAGAGACTCCCGAGGCGGCGGGCGAGTGGCTGCGGGAGAATCTGCGCGAGGGCGATGTGGTGTTGATGAAGGCCTCGCGTGGTGTGCGGTTGGAGAAGGCGTTGGCTGGGCTGGAGACGACTGAAAAGTCTGTCTAA
- the murC gene encoding UDP-N-acetylmuramate--L-alanine ligase gives MFAPSHRIHFIGIGGIGMSGIAEILLTMGYAVSGSDLRGSATTERLARLGATIYTGHTAANAAASDVVVTSSAVAKDNPEVLEARARKIPVIQRAEMLAELMRLKYGIAIAGMHGKTTTTSMVAAVLAGGALDPTVVVGGRVDAMGSNARLGRSQYLVAEADESDRSFLKLSPILAVVTNLDREHMDTYADLADVERVFVEFMDRVPFYGAITACVDNEMLRAILPRVTRRIYTYGESPDADFRLRVLRPAPDCHATFEVNTRGLVLGPFNLHVPGRHNLLNATAAVAIGVQLGIPPEKIAAGLASFRGVDRRFQTKGVQNGVTVVDDYGHHPTEIRATLQAARECGYGRVLVLFQPHRYTRTRDLLEDFTTAFGDADSLQVLDIYAASEQPIPGVSGESLAEKIRAASGGIVAYAGSMEEAVERLARDARPGDLVLTLGAGNVSLAGAMLLERLSVR, from the coding sequence ATGTTTGCGCCGTCGCACCGCATCCACTTTATTGGGATCGGCGGCATTGGGATGAGTGGGATCGCAGAGATCCTGCTGACGATGGGGTATGCGGTATCGGGTTCGGATCTGCGTGGCTCGGCTACGACCGAACGCCTGGCCCGTCTCGGGGCAACGATCTATACGGGGCACACTGCCGCCAATGCCGCGGCCAGCGATGTGGTGGTCACCAGTTCGGCGGTTGCGAAAGATAATCCCGAGGTACTGGAGGCGCGTGCGCGTAAGATTCCCGTGATTCAGCGGGCGGAGATGCTGGCGGAGCTGATGCGCCTGAAGTACGGCATCGCCATCGCCGGGATGCATGGCAAGACCACGACGACCAGCATGGTGGCGGCGGTGCTGGCGGGCGGGGCTCTGGATCCCACGGTGGTCGTAGGGGGGCGGGTAGATGCGATGGGGTCAAACGCCCGGCTGGGACGTTCGCAGTATCTTGTCGCCGAGGCCGATGAGAGTGACCGCTCGTTTCTGAAGCTGTCGCCGATCCTTGCCGTGGTGACCAATCTCGATCGCGAGCATATGGATACGTATGCGGATCTAGCCGATGTCGAGCGGGTGTTTGTCGAGTTTATGGACCGCGTCCCGTTTTATGGGGCGATTACAGCCTGTGTGGACAACGAGATGCTGCGCGCGATTCTTCCCCGGGTGACACGGCGTATCTATACCTATGGCGAGAGTCCGGATGCGGACTTCAGGCTGCGGGTGTTGCGTCCTGCTCCCGACTGCCATGCGACCTTTGAGGTGAATACGCGCGGCCTGGTGCTGGGGCCGTTCAACCTGCACGTCCCCGGGCGGCACAACCTGCTGAATGCGACGGCTGCGGTGGCTATCGGCGTGCAGCTCGGCATTCCTCCGGAGAAGATTGCAGCGGGTCTGGCGAGCTTTCGCGGTGTTGACCGCAGGTTTCAGACCAAGGGCGTACAGAACGGCGTCACTGTTGTCGACGACTACGGACACCATCCGACGGAGATTCGTGCAACCCTGCAGGCAGCGCGTGAGTGCGGCTATGGACGCGTCCTGGTGCTCTTTCAGCCGCACCGCTATACGCGAACTCGCGACCTGCTGGAGGACTTCACGACGGCATTCGGCGATGCGGATTCGTTGCAGGTGTTGGATATCTACGCCGCCAGTGAGCAGCCGATTCCGGGTGTGAGCGGAGAGTCGCTGGCGGAGAAGATCCGTGCGGCTTCGGGCGGGATCGTCGCGTATGCCGGGTCTATGGAAGAGGCTGTCGAGCGGTTGGCGAGAGACGCGAGGCCTGGGGATCTGGTGCTGACGCTGGGGGCGGGGAATGTGTCGCTGGCCGGGGCGATGCTGCTGGAGCGGCTGTCGGTTCGCTAG
- the mraY gene encoding phospho-N-acetylmuramoyl-pentapeptide-transferase, with product MLFWLLYQKLFPYFPLFRIFRYVTFRCVFASMTALLIGLLVGPFVIDRLRQFQIGQYIREEGPKSHQKKGGTPTMGGVLICLSIIVPTLLWSNLANPFVWLVMFSTIAFAAIGFADDYIKVVHKRNLGLTSRQKLFFQFLVSGVVAVVLLVLQSQRVYSTRLMVPFAKRFRPDLVWEWMGHIPHMHWLAFLPFIGFVMLVITFSSNAVNLTDGLDGLAIGCTIIAAGALTVLTYVSGHAVFSDYLELQRMPEVSELTIFCGAMVGASIGFLWYNAHPAEIFMGDVGSLALGGAIATVAVVIKQELLLPFIGGVFILEAVSVILQVGSYKLRGGKRIFRMAPLHHHFELGGWSESKVITRFWIMALVFALCALTTLKLR from the coding sequence TTGCTCTTTTGGCTGCTCTATCAAAAACTGTTCCCCTACTTTCCGTTATTCCGGATCTTCCGCTATGTCACGTTCCGCTGCGTCTTCGCGAGCATGACAGCGCTGCTGATCGGCCTGCTGGTCGGGCCGTTCGTGATCGATCGTCTGCGCCAGTTCCAGATCGGCCAGTACATCCGCGAAGAGGGCCCGAAGAGCCATCAGAAGAAGGGCGGCACGCCGACGATGGGTGGAGTTTTGATCTGCCTCTCGATCATCGTGCCGACGCTGCTGTGGAGCAACCTGGCGAACCCGTTTGTCTGGCTCGTGATGTTTTCAACCATCGCGTTCGCCGCGATCGGGTTTGCGGACGACTACATCAAGGTCGTGCATAAGCGGAACCTCGGACTTACGTCTCGGCAGAAGCTGTTCTTCCAGTTCCTTGTGAGCGGTGTGGTGGCCGTGGTGCTGCTCGTGCTGCAGTCGCAGCGGGTGTACTCCACGCGCCTGATGGTGCCGTTCGCGAAGCGATTCAGGCCCGACCTGGTGTGGGAGTGGATGGGGCATATCCCGCATATGCATTGGCTGGCTTTCCTGCCGTTCATCGGGTTTGTGATGCTGGTCATCACGTTCTCCAGCAATGCGGTGAACCTGACTGACGGACTGGATGGACTGGCGATCGGCTGCACCATCATCGCAGCTGGAGCGTTGACGGTGCTCACGTACGTCAGCGGACATGCGGTGTTCAGTGACTACCTTGAGCTGCAGCGCATGCCCGAGGTGAGCGAGTTGACGATCTTCTGCGGGGCCATGGTGGGCGCTTCTATTGGGTTCCTTTGGTACAACGCACATCCGGCGGAGATTTTTATGGGCGATGTCGGCTCGCTCGCTCTGGGGGGAGCGATTGCCACGGTGGCGGTGGTCATCAAGCAGGAACTGCTGCTGCCGTTCATCGGCGGCGTGTTCATCCTTGAGGCCGTCAGCGTGATCCTGCAGGTGGGCAGCTACAAGCTGCGGGGAGGCAAGCGTATCTTCAGGATGGCGCCGCTGCACCATCACTTCGAGCTGGGCGGATGGTCGGAGTCGAAGGTGATTACGCGGTTCTGGATTATGGCGCTGGTGTTTGCTCTATGTGCGCTGACCACATTGAAGTTGAGATAA
- a CDS encoding acetamidase/formamidase family protein codes for MRFPFLLVSALFAATAASAQNSQTLLATPTTVAWGYYSAHAKSVLTVHSGDTVIMQTASTCGAPQRLKAEGVADADIPTWLADLYDKVPQADRGPGGHILTGPVAVAEAEPGDVLEVRILKIQLDTNFACNGFGAGRGFLPDDFPYGRTKIIPLDRTRMTAAFAPGITIPLHPFFGSMGIAPPESAGKWNSAPPWMHGGNMDNKELTAGSVVFYPVHASGALFEAGDGHAGQGNGEVDITALETFLTGTFQFIVHKGEAAQEHLLWPRAETPNAYIAMGFHEDLTKATEMAVRNMITFLSEQNPDYPHLSRDDAYALISTACDVNITQLVDTKSGVHVMCPKNLFTGPKRKSAE; via the coding sequence ATGCGCTTCCCCTTCCTGCTCGTTTCCGCGCTCTTTGCCGCGACCGCTGCCTCCGCGCAGAACTCCCAAACCCTCCTCGCCACACCCACCACCGTCGCCTGGGGCTACTACTCCGCCCATGCGAAGTCTGTTTTGACAGTCCACTCCGGCGATACCGTCATCATGCAGACGGCTTCCACCTGCGGAGCCCCCCAGCGGCTCAAGGCCGAGGGAGTCGCCGACGCCGACATCCCCACCTGGCTCGCCGACCTCTACGACAAAGTCCCGCAGGCCGACCGCGGTCCCGGCGGCCACATCCTCACCGGCCCCGTTGCCGTAGCCGAGGCCGAACCCGGCGACGTCCTTGAGGTCCGTATCCTCAAGATCCAGCTCGACACCAACTTCGCCTGCAACGGCTTCGGTGCCGGTCGCGGCTTCCTTCCAGACGACTTCCCCTACGGCCGCACCAAGATTATCCCGCTTGATCGCACCAGGATGACCGCCGCCTTCGCCCCCGGCATTACCATTCCTCTGCACCCGTTCTTCGGCTCCATGGGCATCGCTCCACCCGAGTCCGCCGGCAAGTGGAACTCCGCTCCCCCCTGGATGCACGGCGGCAACATGGATAACAAAGAACTCACCGCCGGTTCCGTCGTCTTCTACCCCGTCCACGCCAGTGGCGCTCTCTTTGAGGCCGGCGACGGCCACGCCGGACAGGGCAACGGCGAGGTCGACATCACCGCCCTCGAGACCTTCCTCACCGGCACCTTCCAGTTCATCGTCCACAAAGGAGAAGCCGCCCAGGAACACCTGCTCTGGCCCCGTGCTGAAACCCCTAACGCCTACATTGCCATGGGTTTCCACGAAGACCTGACCAAAGCCACGGAGATGGCGGTGCGCAACATGATCACCTTCCTCTCCGAGCAGAACCCCGACTACCCCCACCTCTCCCGAGACGACGCCTACGCCCTCATCTCCACCGCCTGCGACGTCAATATCACCCAACTGGTCGATACCAAGTCGGGAGTCCACGTCATGTGTCCCAAAAATCTTTTCACGGGTCCTAAAAGGAAGTCTGCGGAGTAG
- the ftsW gene encoding putative lipid II flippase FtsW has translation MAKRVGVDKWLFGTVLLLVLFGLVMVFSASAVMAKATVGSPYAFVLKQAAFAALGMVALFALMRVDYRKYNNPKLIFPLMGITGLLLLAVFFMHTMNGAHRWIRIGGQTLQPSELVAPVIILFLAWFLQTRIHAIDDIKETLLPAVIPPLVFIALILKEPDLGTALVCVVVLMLMLYLAGMQMKWLFIAAGCAAPVLYYMLFHVAWRAARMKIFLNPESDPKGAGFHILQSLIAVSTGGIRGLGLMEGRQKLFYLPEPHTDFIFANICEELGMIGAICVVAAFCVLGYRGLRAAFLSTDPFARFLAFGLTSAILVQAFFNISVVLDLCPTKGITLPFISSGGTSLFVTLACMGVLLNITREID, from the coding sequence ATGGCAAAACGGGTTGGCGTTGATAAATGGCTGTTCGGGACGGTGCTGTTGCTGGTCCTCTTTGGACTGGTGATGGTGTTCTCGGCCTCGGCTGTCATGGCCAAGGCAACGGTCGGCTCGCCCTATGCGTTTGTGCTGAAGCAAGCGGCGTTTGCCGCGCTGGGCATGGTGGCGCTGTTTGCGCTGATGCGTGTCGACTACCGCAAGTACAACAACCCGAAGCTGATCTTCCCGCTGATGGGAATCACCGGCCTGTTGTTGCTGGCCGTGTTTTTCATGCACACCATGAACGGAGCCCATCGCTGGATCAGGATAGGCGGCCAGACCTTGCAGCCGTCGGAGCTGGTTGCGCCGGTGATTATCCTGTTCCTGGCATGGTTCCTGCAGACACGTATCCATGCCATCGACGACATCAAGGAGACGCTTCTCCCTGCGGTCATTCCTCCGCTGGTATTCATCGCCCTGATTCTGAAAGAGCCCGACTTGGGCACCGCGCTGGTTTGCGTGGTGGTGCTGATGTTGATGCTGTACCTCGCGGGCATGCAGATGAAGTGGTTGTTTATCGCCGCTGGCTGCGCCGCGCCAGTGCTGTACTACATGCTGTTCCACGTGGCGTGGCGCGCCGCGCGCATGAAGATCTTCCTCAACCCTGAGTCCGATCCGAAGGGCGCGGGCTTTCATATTCTGCAGTCGCTGATCGCTGTAAGCACGGGCGGCATTCGTGGGCTGGGCTTGATGGAAGGGCGGCAGAAGCTCTTCTATCTTCCTGAGCCGCATACTGACTTCATCTTTGCGAATATCTGCGAAGAATTGGGAATGATCGGTGCGATCTGTGTGGTTGCGGCCTTCTGCGTCCTCGGCTATCGCGGGCTGCGGGCTGCGTTTCTTTCGACCGACCCGTTCGCACGGTTCCTGGCGTTTGGATTGACGTCGGCGATTCTTGTTCAGGCCTTTTTCAATATCAGCGTGGTGCTGGACCTGTGCCCGACCAAGGGAATTACGCTGCCGTTTATCTCTTCAGGCGGTACGAGCCTCTTTGTCACGCTGGCGTGCATGGGAGTGCTGCTGAACATCACGCGTGAGATTGATTAA
- a CDS encoding YXWGXW repeat-containing protein codes for MKITSSIRKLLAATTLAGALLAVPAVKAHAGVFVSVAVAPPAIPVYDQPLCPGDGYIWTPGYWAYGDSGYSWVDGAWVYPPYVGGLWTPGYWGWGGGGYFWHAGYWGRSIGYYGGINYGFGYFGTGFYGGYWNGGRFWYNRAYGHFGGGFRGNFYNRSYAGFSGRPGGASFARGGGGGFRGGAGGFRGSAINGNARGGNFGGGNRGGFSGANRGGSVGASHGNVGGASRGGFGGGGGGFHGGGGGGFHGGGGGGGFHGGGGGHGGGGGHR; via the coding sequence ATGAAAATCACGAGTTCAATTCGTAAACTGCTGGCGGCAACGACGCTCGCCGGAGCTCTGCTTGCCGTTCCTGCGGTCAAGGCTCATGCCGGTGTCTTTGTCTCGGTGGCGGTGGCACCTCCTGCAATTCCGGTCTACGATCAGCCTCTCTGCCCCGGTGACGGCTACATCTGGACCCCCGGGTACTGGGCCTATGGTGACTCCGGGTACTCCTGGGTTGATGGGGCCTGGGTCTATCCCCCCTATGTCGGCGGTCTCTGGACTCCCGGCTACTGGGGTTGGGGTGGCGGCGGCTACTTCTGGCATGCCGGCTATTGGGGCCGCAGCATCGGCTACTACGGTGGCATCAACTACGGCTTCGGCTACTTCGGCACCGGGTTCTACGGCGGTTACTGGAACGGTGGACGCTTTTGGTATAACCGCGCCTACGGCCACTTCGGCGGCGGCTTCCGCGGTAACTTCTATAACCGCAGCTACGCCGGCTTCAGCGGCCGTCCTGGCGGAGCCTCCTTCGCTCGTGGCGGCGGTGGCGGATTCCGAGGTGGTGCAGGCGGATTCCGCGGCTCTGCCATCAACGGAAACGCCCGCGGTGGCAACTTCGGCGGTGGCAATCGCGGTGGCTTCAGCGGCGCCAATCGCGGTGGTAGTGTAGGCGCCAGCCATGGCAATGTCGGCGGTGCAAGCCGTGGTGGCTTCGGCGGCGGCGGTGGCGGATTCCACGGCGGCGGCGGCGGTGGTTTCCATGGCGGCGGCGGTGGTGGTGGTTTCCATGGCGGTGGCGGTGGTCACGGCGGTGGTGGCGGACATCGCTAA
- the murG gene encoding undecaprenyldiphospho-muramoylpentapeptide beta-N-acetylglucosaminyltransferase, translating into MPASQQVSELASQLRVMIAGGGTGGHVVPALAIGRELRDKHGAEVRFVGTERGIETRLVPEAGFALELVRSGQLKNVSLATRLRTMLDLPLGVVHCVRLMREFRPQVVVGVGGYASGPAMMAAVLLRIPSLAYEANAAPGMTNRWVGKRVSAAAVNFAQTTRYFRNAQVTGVPVRPEIFTLPPRPVGAPPRLLVTAGSNGALIFNETMPKIVAQLLAEVPGLTIVHQAGVRRLEQTREEFAASGADPARWSVESFLTDMPAQYEAADVVLARSGSTVAELCAAGKPSLLVPFAAAADDHQRKNAEVLVQAGAAEMLLQRDVTPEILLEHLRGLLLDSDRRAEMAQRARSLAKPGALERIAGMVLQLAGR; encoded by the coding sequence ATGCCAGCGAGTCAGCAAGTCAGCGAGTTAGCGAGTCAGCTTCGGGTGATGATTGCCGGGGGTGGGACCGGGGGGCATGTTGTGCCCGCGCTGGCGATTGGGCGTGAGTTGCGCGATAAGCATGGGGCTGAGGTTCGGTTTGTCGGCACGGAGCGTGGGATCGAAACAAGGCTTGTGCCGGAGGCGGGCTTTGCTTTGGAGTTGGTACGCTCCGGTCAATTGAAGAACGTAAGTCTTGCGACACGGCTGCGTACGATGCTTGATCTGCCTCTGGGTGTCGTGCATTGCGTTCGGCTGATGCGGGAGTTTCGTCCGCAGGTGGTAGTGGGCGTGGGCGGCTATGCCAGTGGACCGGCGATGATGGCGGCGGTATTGCTGCGTATACCCTCGTTGGCTTACGAGGCCAATGCCGCGCCCGGGATGACGAATCGCTGGGTGGGGAAGCGGGTGAGTGCGGCGGCGGTGAACTTCGCCCAGACGACTCGCTATTTTCGTAATGCCCAGGTAACGGGTGTGCCGGTGCGGCCTGAGATCTTTACGCTACCGCCACGGCCAGTGGGAGCGCCTCCGCGCTTGCTGGTCACGGCCGGAAGCAACGGGGCGCTGATCTTCAACGAGACGATGCCGAAGATCGTCGCGCAGCTATTGGCCGAGGTGCCGGGACTGACCATTGTTCATCAGGCTGGAGTGCGCCGGTTGGAACAGACGCGTGAGGAGTTTGCCGCGAGCGGAGCCGATCCGGCGAGGTGGTCTGTAGAGTCTTTCCTGACGGATATGCCGGCTCAGTATGAGGCTGCGGACGTGGTGCTGGCGCGTTCGGGCAGCACGGTGGCGGAGTTGTGTGCGGCGGGGAAGCCCTCGTTGCTGGTGCCCTTTGCCGCGGCTGCGGACGATCATCAGCGAAAGAATGCTGAAGTGCTCGTGCAGGCGGGTGCGGCGGAGATGCTGCTGCAGCGCGATGTGACACCGGAGATCCTGCTGGAGCATCTGCGTGGATTGCTGCTGGATTCGGACCGGCGTGCGGAGATGGCGCAGCGGGCGAGATCGCTGGCAAAGCCGGGAGCGCTGGAGCGAATCGCCGGAATGGTGCTGCAGTTGGCGGGGCGATAG
- a CDS encoding GNAT family N-acetyltransferase codes for MAIIVRFYEDVRLFSDAAEEFLLSRTVFHNLILTIVDGRLTLPEPGRYWVAFRAQQVVGVAVQSPLTYPATIVPMEPEVAAALVDAIVDADVILPGVNGEVATAASFAGRRTERRKAAAFPVQGLRLYQLIELKETASVEGQLRRADAGDRNLAVAWLQEFYVETKMPAINAESFIDASLASERLWLWQDGSVVSMAINSKPIQGVVRLSSVYTPPESRKRGYAAACVHGVSRHFTDAGYRCMLYTDLGNPISNSIYRRIGYRAVAEAIHYRFDQS; via the coding sequence ATGGCGATCATAGTTCGTTTTTATGAGGATGTCCGGCTGTTCTCGGATGCAGCCGAAGAGTTTCTGCTGTCGCGCACGGTTTTCCATAACCTGATCCTGACCATTGTGGACGGGCGGTTGACATTGCCTGAACCAGGCCGTTATTGGGTAGCCTTCCGCGCTCAACAGGTCGTTGGCGTGGCGGTGCAATCGCCTCTGACCTATCCGGCGACGATTGTGCCCATGGAGCCCGAGGTGGCGGCGGCCCTGGTCGATGCCATTGTGGATGCAGACGTCATCCTGCCTGGGGTAAATGGTGAAGTGGCAACAGCCGCGAGCTTTGCGGGGAGACGGACCGAGCGACGTAAAGCTGCGGCATTTCCTGTCCAGGGACTTCGCCTGTACCAGTTGATCGAACTGAAGGAGACAGCTTCGGTTGAGGGGCAATTACGGAGGGCCGATGCCGGGGATCGCAACCTGGCGGTCGCCTGGTTGCAGGAGTTTTATGTCGAGACGAAGATGCCCGCCATCAACGCCGAGAGCTTCATTGACGCGTCTCTGGCGTCGGAGCGTCTCTGGCTTTGGCAGGATGGCAGCGTCGTGTCGATGGCTATCAACAGCAAGCCTATCCAGGGTGTGGTGCGTTTATCCTCTGTGTACACGCCGCCGGAGAGCAGAAAGCGCGGATATGCCGCGGCCTGCGTTCACGGGGTCTCCAGGCATTTCACTGACGCGGGCTACCGCTGCATGCTGTATACCGATCTGGGCAATCCCATATCGAACTCCATCTATCGCAGAATCGGGTACAGGGCTGTTGCCGAGGCCATCCACTACCGTTTCGACCAGTCTTGA
- the murD gene encoding UDP-N-acetylmuramoyl-L-alanine--D-glutamate ligase yields MELAGKRVLVVGLGKSGLAAARFLKERGARVTVSDARPATLIAELPGLLDQGIMVEAGSHGLLTFRRQDLIVVSPGVPMSTPELKQVRAMGMHIIGELELGAQFLQGEVVGITGSNGKTTTTTLMGEIFKAAGRPTLVGGNIGKPVTELVGESTPEAWSVLEVSSFQLETVESFRPRIAMVLNITPDHLDRHGNFENYAAAKARITEFQTAEDFLILNAEDKPTQMVAAKTKAQIYWFSPRRQVKQGAFVHGETIFFTPSEGAKPEPVMPVAEIPLAGAHNVENVLAAVCAARLAGVASETIRAAVAAFKAVEHRLEFVREHNGVRYYNDSKATNVDATVKAVEAFAGRIYLILGGKDKDSDYAVMGPLLRERVKMVITIGSAAEKIEHQLAGVVKIERAETMDRAVALAHEAAVAGDTVLLAPACASFDQFQNYEHRGHAFKSLVLALE; encoded by the coding sequence ATGGAGCTGGCTGGCAAACGCGTACTGGTGGTGGGACTCGGTAAGAGTGGGTTGGCGGCTGCTCGCTTTCTGAAGGAGCGCGGTGCCCGTGTGACGGTTAGCGATGCTCGTCCGGCGACCTTGATTGCTGAGCTTCCAGGGTTGCTCGATCAGGGGATTATGGTCGAGGCCGGCAGCCATGGGTTGTTGACCTTTCGGCGGCAGGATCTGATCGTCGTGAGCCCTGGTGTGCCGATGTCGACGCCAGAGCTGAAGCAGGTGCGTGCGATGGGGATGCACATCATTGGCGAGTTAGAGCTCGGAGCGCAGTTTTTGCAGGGTGAGGTGGTAGGGATTACGGGGTCGAACGGGAAGACGACCACGACGACGTTGATGGGGGAGATCTTCAAGGCGGCTGGACGGCCTACGCTGGTGGGCGGGAATATTGGCAAGCCGGTGACGGAGCTGGTGGGGGAGAGCACGCCGGAGGCCTGGAGTGTGTTGGAGGTTTCTAGCTTCCAGCTTGAGACGGTGGAGTCGTTTCGCCCGCGCATTGCGATGGTGCTGAATATTACCCCGGACCATCTTGACCGGCATGGCAACTTCGAGAACTATGCCGCTGCAAAGGCTCGGATTACCGAGTTCCAGACGGCGGAAGACTTCCTCATCCTGAACGCCGAGGACAAGCCGACGCAGATGGTGGCGGCGAAGACCAAGGCGCAGATTTACTGGTTCAGCCCGCGGCGGCAGGTCAAGCAGGGTGCGTTTGTCCATGGCGAGACGATCTTCTTTACTCCCAGTGAAGGGGCAAAGCCTGAGCCGGTGATGCCTGTGGCAGAGATTCCGCTGGCGGGTGCGCATAACGTCGAGAACGTGCTGGCGGCGGTGTGCGCGGCGCGTCTTGCGGGAGTGGCGAGCGAGACGATTCGCGCTGCGGTGGCGGCGTTCAAGGCCGTCGAGCATCGTCTGGAGTTCGTGCGCGAGCACAATGGCGTGCGCTACTACAACGACTCCAAGGCGACCAATGTGGATGCGACGGTGAAGGCGGTCGAGGCGTTTGCGGGTAGGATCTACCTGATTCTCGGCGGCAAGGACAAGGATTCGGACTATGCGGTGATGGGTCCGCTGCTGCGCGAGCGCGTCAAGATGGTTATCACCATTGGTTCAGCGGCAGAAAAGATTGAGCACCAACTGGCCGGTGTCGTGAAGATAGAGAGAGCGGAGACGATGGATCGCGCGGTTGCCCTGGCGCATGAGGCGGCCGTCGCAGGCGATACCGTTCTGCTGGCTCCGGCGTGCGCGAGCTTCGACCAGTTCCAGAACTATGAGCATCGCGGGCATGCCTTTAAGAGCCTGGTGCTGGCGTTGGAGTAA